Genomic DNA from Theropithecus gelada isolate Dixy chromosome 1, Tgel_1.0, whole genome shotgun sequence:
cctgtagtcccagcaactcggcggctgagacaggagaatggcgtgaacccgggatgcggagcttgcagtgaaccgagatcttgccactgcactccagcctgggcgacagagcgagactccgtctcaaaagagaaaaaaacaaaaacaaaaacttgtcaGCTCTATTTGCTGTAAGAACTATATGAGTAACATGAAAATGCCTGACTAGACCCTGTTCCTGTTTTTACTCTTAGCTCGTTCAAATCTCCTGTATCAGTTAAcctccattattttatttgaagtgaATTCCTGGACCATGAGACATTAGaccaaaggtaaaaataaaaataaaaaaatcaatcaaccCTGAGTTTTGGTATTACTGCTTTCAAGTCATGGATCTGCCTCCTCATAggtaaaatttgcaaaatattacCCGCCGTGTGTGCCTCAGAACCGTTATGGATTAAGGAAGAGAACAATGTTTATGAAAACGTTTTGTAAATTATACAAATGTGGGACATAATGTTCCTGGTAACTGTATGCAAACAATAAGACAACAAAACAAACGCAAAAGCCTTTTTAACTTGTTGCAGTTTTCCTGCCCGGTGTCCCCTCCGCGAATGAGCAGCGTGCAGCGAGCATGTGCGCGCAGTTGCGGTTCTCCATCAACGCCACACTGCTCGGCCTGCGGACGGGGAAACCTGCCATCGCGCGCCTGCGGCCTGCCGAGCGAGGCTCACCGTTCCACTGGGGTCAGTGGGCTATTGACTCCCCGCCTGGGTGAAACCGGAGCTTCCGAGTCACGTGGCGCGCGAAGACAAACCAGGCTGCTCACGGTTTCCCGTAGCTTTCCCCCAGCTTCCTGGCGATTCATATTCTGGCGCTTACCCCTCCCTTTGGTCCGGCGGAACCCAATCCCCGCCTGACAAGTAAGTCCCGccggccggacgcggtggcgcgcgcctgtggtcccagctgctcaaggtgctgaggcgggagaatcacctgagcccgggaggtcaggGGCTGCATGGAACCgtgatcgcaccaccgcactccagcctgggcaactaagcgagaccctgcctccaaaaataagaataaagaaaaaagaaaaaagaaaaaagaactgcgGCCCCATTGGCCTGACTCTCCTGAACAGCCTAGCTGTCTCCGACCAGTTACGGAGGAGGCGGCCTTGAGAGGGTAGTGCCCATTGGCTCGATGTCCTGCCCTTCCGAAACCTAAGTCTTTAGCTTCCAATCAGGACTCAGCTTTGGGAAGAGCGCCACGCGGTGGGCGAGAGGATGCCCCAGTAAATCCGCAGGTCTTTTGACTCTTTCCGCCTTTGTTTACAACCCTGTTGTGATCTCCCTGTTGAAAAAGCGAGGGCTAGAGAACAGGCATTCAAATATCCTGTGCTCCAGTCACAGCCTTTTCTATTCTTCGGCTAGGAGACACCAAACCCTGGGGAAGATTTACTATAGctaagagaaaactgaagcagaaaGGGCGCGGCTACCTACTTCTTAAATTCCGTTTGTGGACCCTCAGACTCTTAGTCCCCTACTCCCAGATACAGCGGCCCTACCGTGGCTCCTGGCAAGGTGGCACCCACTTTTGTAGTGTAAGGATGGGGGCGGGGTTTGGCTGGGCAGGTCCAGGATACGAGAtcctggaagaaagaaaaggtggtGTGTTTGGGGCGGTCAACGGGCTACGCTGGCTTGACAGGGCTGGACTCTTCAGAACAGGTAATGCTTGGGGGGCCTGTTTGTCTGAACCTGAGGGATAGGGCTGAAGGTGAAATATCCAGGGGACAGGTGAGGGGGCTTGCTAGTGAGAAAGCGCGGGGGGCGGGGGAGCGGGGATAACAGAAGAGGGAGCAGAGGAGCCCAGAAACTGTAGGGTGTAGGAAGCAGCCATCATTCCCTTTCTGCAACCCTCCGTCTCACACGCCTTCCTGCAGAAGCATGGATCTCGGTATCCCTGACCTGCTGGACGCGTGGCTGGAGCCCCCAGAGGATATCTTCTCGACAGGATCCGTCCTGGAGCTGGGACTCCACTGCCCCCCTCCAGAGGTTCCGGTGACTAGGCTACAGGAACAGGGACTGCAAGGCTGGAAGTCCGGTGGGGACCATGGCTGTGTGAGTGTGACGAGTGGGAGTTGGGGTGGGGTTGAGACACAACTCTGTTGTAAGAGGCTTCAGCTCCCACTTGGAGACAGGTCTGAAAACAGACCACCCCGAAAATAGATGTAAGTTGTATAATAACTATCTCCATGCCCAAGAAATGAATGGACTGAAAATGAAGCATAAGGCTGATGTCAGGTAGGACTTCCAAAATTCTTCCCCGCACATATATATAACCTTTTCCTACTGTAGGGCCTTCAAGAGAGTGAGCCTGAAGATTTCTTGAAGCTTTTCATTGATCCCAATGAGGTGTACCGCTCAGAAGCATCTCCTGGCAATGACAGTGGCACCTCTGAGGACCCCTGCCGCCCAGACAGTCCCCCTGCCCCCAGGGCAACCAGTTCTCCTACGCTCTATGAAGTTGTCTATGAGGCAGGGGCCCTGGAGAGGATGCAGGGGGAAACTGGGCCAACTGTAGGCCTCATCTCCATCCAGCTAGGTCAGTGTTCTTTGTGGGAAGGGGAAAATGGCCCTTCGAGACTGGCCCTAACCATGGGGTTAAGGGGGTTTACCCAACCTGTGCCACTACCCAGGCCCTGCTGCTGTCAGGGTCCCTAAGTATCCTTTCTCCCAGCTACCTGTTTTCTACTCCAGATCAGTGGAGCCCAGCATTTATGGTACCTGATTCCTGCATGGTCAGTGAGCTGCCCTTTGATGCTCATGCCCACATCTTGCCCAGAGCAGGCACCTTAGCCCCAGTGCCTTGTACAACCCTGGTGAGTCTTGGTGTCAGCCAGAACCACTACTCCTTGATACATATGTAATGACACAGACAGGGCAAAGGGATGAGGGAATGGAAACTGATGATGAACTGCCTTTGCCCCAGTTTTTGTGGCATTGGGCCTGAAGACCAAGGACATGAACAGttgaacaatttttttattttttgagccagggtcttactctgtcgtccaggttggagtgcagtggtgcagtcatggctcactgcatcctcaatgtcttgggctcaagcaatcctcctacctcagcctcctgagtagctgggactacaggtgtgtgccacgtctggctaattttggtagagatggggttttgaggtttcgccatgttgcccaggctcaggcTCGTCTgaatctcctgagttcaagcgatctccctgcctcagcctcccaaagtgatgggattacaggcatgagccacggtgcccggccaacatgaacaatatggagtctcactctgtcacccaggctggagtgcagtggcacgatctcagctcaactgcaacctccgcctcctgggttcaagtgattcacctgcctcagcctcccaagtagctgggactacaggtgcccgccaccacacctggctaatttttgtatttttagtagaaacggggtttcaccatattggccagactggtcttgaactcctgactttgtgatccgcctgcctcagcctcccaaagtgctgggattacaggtgtgagccaccgtgcccggcccaacatgaacaattttaaaagcaggaaaggacaagagagagagaacccTTGTGGGTAAGGTAGCAACAACTCAGTTAAGGTGGGGTGAGGGAATCTGGGGACAGGGCTCAGGAGAAAGCCCAGACTTTGTGTGCATTGTATTCTTAGCCAGAGCCATTATCTCAGCCTTGGGTCAGGACACAGAAATGGGACAGGCCACCTGGGAATCCCAACTGGTTATAGgtacaggaaggaagaaaagcaataGCAGCAATGTTTCCACTGGAACAGTTGCCCAGGAGGCACCCACTGGCTAGTGCTACAGTGTAGCAGAGGTATCACATTAGATGCTTTCTCAAGGCCGGCTGGGCAGAGTCCAAGGCCAGGTAAAGAGGAGGCTGTGCTCAGATCACTGTTCCTCCCTTTCCTCTGAAAATTACTCCTTGTACCCAAAAGGCAGGGACCAGGTCCTAGCCTCTCTTCAAATCTGCAGTTGAAGCTGGGACTAAAAGCCAAGTTAAGCAtcttagaatctttttttttttaaaaaaaacagagtctctctatgtcactaggctggagtgcaatggtgccatcacagctcactgcaacctctgcctcccaggttcaagcgattctcctgcctcagcctcctgagtagctgggactacaggctcgtgccaccatgcccagccaatttttttttttttttttttttttttttgagatggagtctcactctgtcgcccaggctggagtgcagtggtacaatctcggcttactgcaagctctgcctcctgggttcacgccattctcctgcctcagcctcctgagcagctgggactacaggtgtccgccaccatgcctggctaattttttgtatttttagtagagacaggtttcaccatgttagccaggatggtctccatcttctgacctcgtgatccgcccgcctcagcctcccaaagtgctgggattacaggcgtgagccaccgcgcctggcctaatttttgtatttttagtagaggcagggtttcaccatgttggccaggctggtctcaaacttctgacctcaggtaatccgcccaccttggcatcccaaagtgctgggattacaggcgtgagccaccgtgcccggccacatacatctttcaaaaagaaatactAGTGAGAAAGTCAAGTTACTCAGTTGATGGGCTCAGGTTCACCACCAGCACCATCTACTCTCCCTACATCCTCTCTTGTGATTTGCTGTGAGACGTATGGCTGCCTTTGGGAAGCTTCATATGAGAGGGGACAGAACCTTAGTCTGGGAAGCGGAGCTCAGACCCTAGGGGAGAATAGGCCACTGCCCCAGGGAATTCCCTGTGGTTGACATGCAACTGAATAACACACTCTGCTAAATGGAAGTTAATGGCTGAAAGTGAATCATGTGCTTGCTGTAAGGAAATTATGTAAACTTCACTGTAGTGAGTTCTTTCAGGTTCTCTTGGGTATGGGGAGACATGGACCAGAATAAGCCTTCCCTAGCTTGCTCAGAGTGCCAAGGTCCTAAGTCTCTGGGTGAAGGATATGACAAtaccctcctctctcccttcttggCCTCAGGAAGTCCCTTTGGCTTGATCTAGAACCTGTCGGAATTAAGGTCTCTGCCCCTCACCTCACCTCTAGATTAAAGTTGTCTCCCAGTGCAAATAGGAAGCACTCTCCAGAAGGCATGTAGAGGGAGTAGCCTGGGTGTTGCAAATGGGATGACCCCCTCCTCAATCCTATTGCATCTTCTCCTGCCCCTACCCCCAGCTGCCCTGTCAAACCCTGTTCCTGACGGATGAGGAGAAGCGTCTGCTGGGGCAGGAAGGGGTTTCTCTGCCCTCTCACCTGCCCCTCACCAAGGTAACATGCTTCCCCTAAGGGTATCCCAACCCAGGGGCCTCACCATGACCCTGGCCAATATCCCAGGAGAAGCACTGGGGAGTTGGGGGCAGGTGAAGGACCCAGGACTCACACATCCTGGGCCTCCAGGCAGAGGAGAGGGTCCTCAAGAAGGTCAGGAGGAAAATCCGTAACAAGCAGTCAGCTCAGGACAGTCGGCAGCGGAAGAAGGAGTACATTGATGGGCTGGAGAGCAGGTATGCCTGGGTTATTTCTGGCTTCCTGTGGGCCATGTCTGGGCCCCTTCCTCACCATGGCAGGGAAAATAAGGGACTCAGGTTGCTGAGCCTTGTCCTACCTCCCCACACTCTAGGGTGGCAGCCTGTTCTGCACAGAACCAAGAATTACAGAAAAAAGTCCAGGAGCTGGAGAGGCACAATATGTGAGTGaaagcattgtgtgtgtgtgtgtgtgttttgaaggCGGGTACAGCACACAGGGACGCCATTCTTGGCTCCTGGTACCCAGAAGATACTAACTCTTCATTCCTCCTTTCCCAGCTCCTTGGTAGCTCAGCTCCGCCAGCTGCAGACGCTAATTGCTCAAACTTCCAACAAAGCCGCCCAGACCAGCACTTGTGTTCTGGTACCATTAGTCTGTCTACTCCCATCTGCCCCAACGTCCACCATCTTCCCCCACACTTCTATCCTTATACCCCGACTACCCAGCCAGATCTACTTCCCACATCCGATAACCCCAGCTGGCCTCCATTCACTCTGCCCCCTACTCCCTTCCTCTGTTCCTCTTGCTTCCTCCcagattcttcttttttccctggCTCTCATCATCCTGCCCAGCTTCAGTCCATTCCAGGGTCGACCAGAAGCTGGGCCTGAGGA
This window encodes:
- the CREB3L4 gene encoding cyclic AMP-responsive element-binding protein 3-like protein 4 isoform X1; protein product: MDLGIPDLLDAWLEPPEDIFSTGSVLELGLHCPPPEVPVTRLQEQGLQGWKSGGDHGCGLQESEPEDFLKLFIDPNEVYRSEASPGNDSGTSEDPCRPDSPPAPRATSSPTLYEVVYEAGALERMQGETGPTVGLISIQLDQWSPAFMVPDSCMVSELPFDAHAHILPRAGTLAPVPCTTLLPCQTLFLTDEEKRLLGQEGVSLPSHLPLTKAEERVLKKVRRKIRNKQSAQDSRQRKKEYIDGLESRVAACSAQNQELQKKVQELERHNISLVAQLRQLQTLIAQTSNKAAQTSTCVLILLFSLALIILPSFSPFQGRPEAGPEDYQPHGVTSRNILTHKDITENLETQVVESRLREPPGAKDANDSTRTLLEKMGGKPSPSGRIGTVLHADEM
- the CREB3L4 gene encoding cyclic AMP-responsive element-binding protein 3-like protein 4 isoform X2, yielding MDLGIPDLLDAWLEPPEDIFSTGSVLELGLHCPPPEVPGLQESEPEDFLKLFIDPNEVYRSEASPGNDSGTSEDPCRPDSPPAPRATSSPTLYEVVYEAGALERMQGETGPTVGLISIQLDQWSPAFMVPDSCMVSELPFDAHAHILPRAGTLAPVPCTTLLPCQTLFLTDEEKRLLGQEGVSLPSHLPLTKAEERVLKKVRRKIRNKQSAQDSRQRKKEYIDGLESRVAACSAQNQELQKKVQELERHNISLVAQLRQLQTLIAQTSNKAAQTSTCVLILLFSLALIILPSFSPFQGRPEAGPEDYQPHGVTSRNILTHKDITENLETQVVESRLREPPGAKDANDSTRTLLEKMGGKPSPSGRIGTVLHADEM